The Anguilla rostrata isolate EN2019 chromosome 18, ASM1855537v3, whole genome shotgun sequence genome has a window encoding:
- the ogfrl1 gene encoding opioid growth factor receptor-like protein 1: MGNLMGSWRYRDPSTVEECDSTWETDSESDEPQPGEEDSGISESISPTDSGKCAEQLVSPQQLGDSQESTAKMKRSFYAAKDLYKYRHNYPNYKEPRQPTEYRNLRFYMNKIPLVPDGIYIEEILNKWRGDYEQLEHNHTYIQWLFPLREQGLNFYAQELTQVEIKEFQSTREAKRRFLLAYTVMLDFFGIALLDKNGNVSRAPNWQDRFQHLNESQHNYLRITRILKSLGELGFESFKPPLVRLLLEEALVEGTLPNMLHSALEYFVYTLRDRAQRRELLRFAQQHYQPPENFIWGPPRRKRGPAAVKPGAEQDKSTAKTRSAKEDAGKGPASPETEGVQGEAEEEEEEEEEEGSLGAWNARKREEHSAKCSPEGKGEGKSQGDRKEHADPAPL, from the exons ATGGGAAACCTGATGGGTAGCTGGAGGTACAGGGACCCAAGCACGGTGGAGGAATGCGACTCGACCTGGGAGACAGACTCGGAAAGCGACGAGCCGCAGCCAGGAGAGGAAGACAGCGGGATATCGGAGTCCATCAGCCCGACAGATTCGGGGAAGTGTGCCGAGCAGTTGGTCTCTCCGCAGCAG CTTGGCGACTCGCAGGAATCCACCGCTAAAATGAAACGGAGCTTTTACGCAGCCAAGGACTTGTACAAGTATCGCCACAACTACCCG AACTACAAGGAGCCCAGGCAGCCCACTGAGTACCGAAATCTGAGGTTCTACATGAACAAGATCCCCCTGGTCCCCGACG GCATTTACATTGAAGAAATTCTGAACAAATGGAGAGGAGACTATGAACAACTGGAGCACAACCACACGTACATCCAATG GTTGTTCCCACTGCGAGAGCAAGGCCTGAATTTCTATGCCCAGGAGCTAACTCAGGTTGAGATTAAG GAGTTCCAGAGCACCAGGGAGGCCAAGCGACGCTTTCTGCTGGCGTACACCGTCATGCTGGACTTCTTCGGCATCGCGCTCCTCGACAAGAACGGCAACGTGAGCAGGGCCCCCAACTGGCAAGACCGCTTCCAGCACCTCAACGA GTCTCAGCACAACTACCTGCGCATCACACGCATCCTGAAGAGCCTGGGGGAGCTGGGGTTCGAGAGCTTCAAGCCTCCGCTGGTGCGCCTCCTGCTGGAGGAGGCGCTGGTGGAGGGCACCCTGCCCAACATGCTCCACAGCGCGCTGGAGTACTTTGTTTACACGCTGCGGGACCGCGCCCAGAGGAGGGAGCTGCTCCGATTCGCCCAGCAGCACTACCAGCCCCCCGAGAACTTCATCTGGGGGCCCcccaggaggaagagggggccCGCGGCCGTCAAACCCGGCGCCGAGCAGGACAAGAGCACCGCCAAAACCAGGTCCGCCaaggaggatgctgggaagggccccgcctccccggaGACAGAGGGAGTCCAGGGagaagcggaggaggaggaggaggaggaggaggaggaaggtaGCCTGGGGGCGTGGAACGCGCGGAAAAGGGAGGAACATTCCGCCAAATGCTCGCCagaaggaaagggggaggggaaaagcCAGGGAGACAGGAAGGAGCAcgcagaccccgcccccctgtaA